In one window of Skermanella rosea DNA:
- a CDS encoding MFS transporter codes for MSPLSARLSLGFACIGHAFMHVLTALYLTVVLGLERDWAMTYDELIRLWTVGSLMIGLGAPIAGWLGDRWSDAKMMVVFFLLTGAGSIAAGLAGGTTALGVGLAVLGLGGSIFHPVGMSWVIKNATNRGRALGVMGIFGSVGIAGAAIVAGGLTELINWRAAFIVPGVVCMAAGFVLLACIATGLVTDRERDARPQPGTNRADAVRAFLVLSVTMVCAGLIFQSTMTAMPKWFGERMTGLVGEGTLGVGGLVTLVYLFASGSQFVGGMLSDRYPLKRVYVGCLAIQIPLLLIASSFAGVPLLMVAALVVFTQSLQIPAETMLLARYTPARHRGLAFGAKFVLSFGVAPLGVQLVALAYGWSTDFWWLFVMLAGFAATAVLAATLLPREAPAAPAVPAAPATVPLAASAVSAE; via the coding sequence ATGTCTCCCCTCTCCGCCCGCCTCTCGCTGGGGTTCGCCTGTATCGGCCATGCCTTCATGCATGTGCTGACCGCGTTGTACCTCACGGTCGTGCTCGGGCTGGAGCGGGACTGGGCCATGACCTACGACGAGCTGATCCGCCTGTGGACGGTCGGCTCCCTGATGATCGGGCTGGGCGCCCCGATCGCCGGCTGGCTGGGCGACCGCTGGAGCGACGCCAAGATGATGGTCGTCTTCTTCCTGCTGACCGGCGCCGGGTCGATCGCGGCCGGGCTCGCCGGCGGCACCACGGCGCTGGGGGTCGGCCTGGCTGTCCTGGGGCTGGGCGGCTCGATCTTCCATCCCGTCGGCATGTCCTGGGTGATCAAGAACGCGACCAACCGGGGCCGCGCGCTCGGCGTCATGGGGATCTTCGGCAGCGTCGGCATCGCCGGGGCGGCGATCGTCGCCGGCGGCCTGACCGAACTGATCAACTGGCGTGCCGCCTTCATCGTTCCGGGGGTGGTGTGCATGGCCGCGGGCTTCGTGCTGCTGGCCTGCATCGCGACCGGTCTGGTCACGGACAGGGAACGGGACGCCAGGCCGCAGCCGGGGACCAACCGGGCCGACGCCGTCCGCGCCTTCCTGGTGCTGTCGGTCACCATGGTCTGCGCCGGCCTGATCTTCCAGTCCACCATGACCGCGATGCCCAAATGGTTCGGCGAGCGCATGACCGGCCTGGTCGGCGAGGGGACCCTGGGCGTCGGCGGGCTGGTCACCCTGGTCTACCTGTTCGCCAGCGGGTCGCAGTTCGTCGGCGGCATGCTGTCCGACCGCTATCCGCTGAAGCGGGTCTATGTCGGGTGCCTGGCGATCCAGATCCCGCTGCTGCTGATCGCTTCCAGCTTCGCCGGGGTTCCCCTGCTGATGGTGGCGGCCCTGGTGGTGTTCACGCAGAGCCTCCAGATCCCGGCGGAAACCATGCTGCTGGCCCGCTACACGCCGGCCCGGCACCGCGGGCTGGCGTTCGGCGCCAAGTTCGTCCTGTCCTTCGGCGTGGCGCCCCTGGGTGTCCAGCTCGTGGCCCTGGCCTATGGCTGGAGCACCGACTTCTGGTGGCTCTTCGTCATGCTCGCCGGCTTCGCGGCCACCGCCGTGCTGGCGGCCACCCTGCTCCCCCGGGAGGCACCGGCGGCTCCCGCCGTGCCGGCCGCCCCCGCGACGGTGCCGCTCGCGGCCTCCGCCGTCAGCGCGGAGTAG